In Monodelphis domestica isolate mMonDom1 chromosome 3, mMonDom1.pri, whole genome shotgun sequence, the following proteins share a genomic window:
- the LOC107652049 gene encoding LOW QUALITY PROTEIN: E3 ubiquitin-protein ligase RBBP6-like (The sequence of the model RefSeq protein was modified relative to this genomic sequence to represent the inferred CDS: inserted 1 base in 1 codon), which produces MKHLLQKQISPPPTPRPPIQRNLLPLTRPPISREQDPLKIPVTSASTHAATASGSSSMSPNKSSAAPIKKPSTPAPVADGTATVSISVQAEKPDGPSRDPDDKLRPAAALVSDHPQASSSTAISALREEKGSRGPLLGTPSWIRQSLLHGQLMPTTGPARINAAAAAAGRPVWEPSINGGQHLGEHSQRTHGPSLPGTPVPPPPLYPPPPHTLPLPPGVPPPQFPPQFPPGPPPPAGYRVPPPGFPPAPTTLSAPWVSKAVQTAPPNTIRTIQALPLSREEFYRVQRRLREEEKRKSKRDFAKKFTDYEKIPKERRRAFSRSKSPHSGSSRSRSSYTYSKSRCGSSRCPSHSRSFSPSHCPYPRRGRGKSRDRRSRSRSHGYHRARSRSPPXKRYHSRPRSPPVFRGQSPNKRNISQGQTGHRSPNRGGNYPEKLSARHGHTMKDIAMSKEKDRENPPGDGKGSKQDKHGKRRQGEENEGFPNTELLQRSKKRRKC; this is translated from the exons atgaaacattTGCTTCAAAAGCAAATAAGCCCACCCCCAACTCCAAGGCCACCGATTCAGCGGAACCTACTGCCACTGACCAGACCTCCAATTTCAAGAGAGCAGGACCCTTTGAAGATCCCAGTGACATCTGCATCTACTCATGCTGCTACTGCTTCTGGATCATCATCCATGAGTCCTAATAAATCCTCTGCTGCACCTATAAAGAAACCTTCTACTCCGGCACCAGTTGCCGATGGAACTGCCACAGTGTCCATATCTGTCCAAGCAGAAAAACCAGATGGGCCTTCCCGTGATCCTGATGACAAACTGAGACCTGCTGCAGCTTTGGTATCAGATCATCCTCAAGCTTCTTCATCAACAGCAATTAGTGCACTAAGGGAAGAAAAGGGCTCTCGGGGACCTCTGCTTGGAACGCCTTCTTGGATCAGGCAGTCCCTTTTGCATGGACAGTTGATGCCTACAACGGGTCCAGCAAGAATAAA tgctgctgctgctgctgctggtagACCTGTTTGGGAACCAAGCATCAATGGAGGGCAACACCTTGGTGAACATTCCCAGAGGACTCATGGCCCATCACTACCAGGAACACCTGTCCCACCGCCTCCTTTGTATCCACCACCGccccacacacttcctctccctccaGGTGTTCCAccacctcagttccctcctcaATTTCCACCCGGGCCACCACCACCTGCTGGCTACAGAGTCCCTCCTCCAGGTTTCCCTCCAGCCCCTACAACTTTATCAGCACCTTGGGTATCCAAAGCAGTACAAACCGCTCCTCCGAATACCATCCGGACAATACAAGCTCTCCCCTTATCCAGGGAAGAGTTCTACAGAGTGCAAAGAAGactaagagaggaggagaagagaaagtccAAACGAGATTTTGCTAAGAAATTCACGGACTACGAAAAGATTCCAAAGGAGCGTCGACGCGCCTTTTCAAGATCTAAATCGCCACATAGTGGCTCCTCTCGCTCAAGAAGTTCATATACCTATTCTAAATCGAGATGTGGTTCCTCACGTTGCCCTTCCCATTCTCGATCCTTTAGTCCTTCACACTGTCCATACCCCAGAAGAGGCAGAGGCAAAAGTCGAGATCGGCGTTCAAGATCCAGGTCTCATGGTTATCACCGCGCCAGATCGAGGTCGCCGC CGAAACGATATCATTCACGACCAAGATCCCCTCCAGTgtttagggggcagtctcctaaCAAACGGAATATATCTCAAGGACAAACAGGTCACCGCAGTCCCAACAGAGGTGGCAATTACCCGGAAAAGCTTTCAGCGAGACATGGTCACACCATGAAGGACATTGCCATGTCAAAAGAGAAGGACCGTGAAAATCCACCAGGAGATGGAAAGGGAAGCAAACAGGACAAACACGGGAAGAGGAGACAGGGGGAGGAAAATGAAGGCTTTCCTAACACAGAGTTGCTACAGCGCTCTAAAAAACGAAGGAAGTGTTAA